One window of Deinococcus depolymerans genomic DNA carries:
- a CDS encoding response regulator: MTTEPVEILLVEDNPADVMLTREAFEDAQFPHRLHHARDGLDALNFLRRQGPHVQAPRPDVILMDLNMPRMTGLELLDILKEDARLRSIPVIVLTTSRAENDIWRSYNLHANAYIPKPVSLAEFEDVIRTLGNFWFRKVALPHPPEAD; encoded by the coding sequence ATGACCACCGAACCCGTCGAAATACTGCTCGTCGAGGACAACCCCGCCGACGTGATGCTCACCCGGGAAGCCTTCGAGGACGCGCAGTTCCCACACCGCCTGCACCACGCCCGCGACGGCCTGGACGCCCTGAACTTCCTGCGCCGTCAGGGACCGCACGTGCAGGCCCCGCGCCCGGACGTGATCCTGATGGACCTGAACATGCCGCGCATGACCGGCCTGGAGCTGCTCGACATCCTGAAAGAGGACGCGAGGCTGCGCAGCATCCCCGTGATCGTCCTGACCACCAGCCGCGCCGAGAACGACATCTGGCGCAGCTACAACCTGCACGCCAACGCATACATCCCCAAACCCGTCAGCCTCGCCGAGTTCGAGGACGTGATCCGCACCCTGGGGAACTTCTGGTTCCGCAAGGTCGCGCTGCCCCACCCGCCCGAAGCGGATTGA
- a CDS encoding nicotinate phosphoribosyltransferase — translation MTTRTPLNDDNLILDTDSYKSSHFLQYPAGTTRLFSYLESRGGKYPQTRFFGLQYILDRYLTTRITAEMVEEARTLIEAHGEPFPYDGWMRIVNEHGGRLPLEIRAVPEGTLVPIHNVLMTCTNTDPELPWLPGWFETMLMRVWYPTTVATQSYFIREIIRAALEKTSDRPAEELPFKLHDFGSRGVSSRESAGIGGLAHLINFQGSDTLEALRTARNHYDSDIAAFSIPAAEHSTITSWGKEHEVDAYRNMITRFSRPGSVYAVVSDSYDLKNAINHLWGDTLRQQVIESGGTLVVRPDSGEPPAMVRLAVNALAARYGTTTNSKGYKVLNHVRVIQGDGIDEQTIRQILDNLDVDGYSAENVSFGMGGALLQKVDRDTQRFAYKASAGLIDGEYRGIYKDPVTDPGKRSKDGVLDLVQEGGRMITKAYKTFDTDFPGSLLRTVYRDGELLVRDTLEEVRGRA, via the coding sequence ATGACCACCCGCACCCCCCTCAACGACGACAACCTGATCCTCGACACCGACTCCTACAAGAGCAGCCACTTCCTCCAGTACCCCGCCGGCACCACCCGCCTCTTTTCCTACCTGGAAAGTCGCGGCGGCAAGTACCCGCAGACCCGCTTCTTCGGCCTGCAGTACATCCTCGACCGCTACCTGACCACCCGCATCACCGCCGAGATGGTCGAGGAAGCCCGCACGCTGATCGAAGCGCACGGCGAACCCTTCCCCTACGACGGCTGGATGCGCATCGTGAACGAGCACGGGGGCCGCCTGCCGCTGGAGATCCGCGCCGTTCCCGAAGGCACGCTGGTGCCCATCCACAACGTCCTGATGACCTGCACGAACACCGACCCCGAACTGCCCTGGCTGCCCGGCTGGTTCGAGACCATGCTGATGCGCGTCTGGTACCCCACCACCGTCGCCACGCAGAGCTACTTCATCCGCGAGATCATCCGCGCCGCCCTCGAAAAGACCAGCGACCGCCCTGCCGAGGAACTCCCGTTCAAACTGCACGACTTCGGCAGCCGGGGCGTCAGCAGCCGCGAGAGCGCCGGCATCGGCGGCCTCGCGCACCTGATCAACTTCCAGGGCAGCGACACCCTGGAAGCCCTGCGCACCGCCCGCAACCACTACGACAGCGACATCGCCGCGTTCAGCATCCCCGCCGCCGAACACAGCACCATCACCAGCTGGGGCAAGGAACACGAGGTCGACGCCTACCGCAACATGATCACCCGCTTCAGCCGCCCCGGCAGCGTGTACGCCGTCGTCAGCGACTCCTACGACCTCAAGAACGCCATCAACCACCTCTGGGGCGACACGCTGAGACAGCAGGTCATCGAATCCGGCGGCACCCTGGTCGTCCGGCCCGACAGCGGCGAACCCCCCGCCATGGTCCGCCTCGCCGTGAATGCGCTGGCCGCCCGTTACGGCACCACCACCAACAGCAAGGGCTACAAGGTCCTGAACCACGTCCGGGTTATCCAGGGCGACGGCATCGACGAACAGACCATCCGCCAGATCCTCGACAACCTCGACGTGGACGGCTACAGCGCCGAGAACGTGAGCTTCGGCATGGGCGGCGCCCTCCTCCAGAAAGTCGACCGGGACACCCAGCGCTTCGCGTACAAGGCCAGCGCCGGCCTGATCGACGGCGAGTACCGGGGCATCTACAAAGACCCCGTCACCGACCCCGGCAAACGCAGCAAGGACGGCGTCCTCGACCTCGTCCAGGAAGGCGGCCGCATGATCACGAAGGCGTACAAGACCTTCGACACCGACTTCCCCGGCAGCCTGCTGCGCACCGTGTACCGCGACGGCGAACTGCTGGTGCGGGACACGCTGGAGGAAGTGCGGGGCCGGGCGTGA
- a CDS encoding enoyl-CoA hydratase-related protein has product MTFQNVNLTHAGEVATLTLTSKKGSMGPTFWPEIPRVLNELGGARALILRGQDLFSAGLDVRASAPVIAPTLGDPEAFAAIVAEMHAAIDAFAALPIPVIAAVHGWCIGAGLELISACDLRIASADARFSLPEVRLGITADLGGLQRLPHLIGTGRTAHLALTGDPIDAPTAERWGLITELLPTPDALFERANTLAAGLAALPPRAVEGTKRTLHAHLPHAQSLEQAVRWNARHMTADGLAQALK; this is encoded by the coding sequence ATGACATTCCAGAACGTGAATCTCACCCACGCGGGTGAGGTCGCCACGCTGACCCTGACGAGCAAGAAGGGCAGCATGGGCCCGACCTTCTGGCCCGAGATCCCGCGCGTCCTGAACGAACTGGGCGGCGCCCGCGCGCTGATCCTGCGCGGCCAGGACCTGTTCAGCGCCGGGCTGGACGTGCGGGCCAGCGCCCCCGTCATCGCCCCCACCCTGGGCGACCCCGAGGCATTTGCCGCCATCGTCGCCGAGATGCACGCCGCCATCGACGCGTTCGCCGCGCTGCCCATCCCGGTGATTGCCGCCGTGCACGGCTGGTGCATCGGCGCGGGCCTGGAACTCATCAGCGCCTGCGACCTCCGCATCGCCAGCGCGGACGCCCGCTTCAGCCTCCCCGAGGTGCGGCTGGGCATCACCGCCGACCTGGGCGGCCTGCAACGCCTCCCGCACCTGATCGGCACCGGCCGCACCGCGCACCTCGCCCTGACCGGCGACCCCATCGACGCCCCCACCGCCGAACGCTGGGGGCTGATCACCGAACTCCTGCCCACCCCGGACGCCCTGTTCGAGCGGGCGAACACCCTCGCCGCCGGGCTGGCCGCCCTGCCGCCCCGCGCGGTCGAGGGCACCAAACGCACCCTGCACGCGCACCTCCCCCACGCCCAGAGTCTCGAACAGGCCGTGCGCTGGAACGCCCGGCACATGACCGCCGACGGCCTCGCGCAGGCCCTGAAGTAA
- a CDS encoding SDR family oxidoreductase — protein sequence MTQTPTLGTLQPGAADSTFRPDLLAGKHALITGGGSGINLGIAQSFAAHGCRVTILGRNLEKAQTAAQGIVGAGGQAIGVSADVRDIAAMQAAAAQAVEAFGPIDIVLAGAAGNFPAPVDGISPNGFKTVVDIDLLGTYHTIKACAPHLTTPGGNILSISAYGIPVPMQAHVVAAKAGVDALTRTLAIEWGLRGIRVNAIIPGPIDGTEGMARLAPDEKTRRQFMGTVPLGRFGIPQDIANAALFLVSDAASYVTGVILPVDGGQNMLGGAPQYQMYQQMGLALPRKD from the coding sequence ATGACCCAGACCCCCACCCTCGGCACCCTGCAACCCGGCGCCGCCGACAGCACCTTCCGCCCCGACCTGCTGGCCGGCAAGCACGCCCTGATCACCGGCGGCGGCAGCGGCATCAACCTCGGCATCGCGCAGAGCTTCGCCGCGCACGGCTGCCGGGTCACCATCCTGGGCCGCAACCTCGAGAAAGCCCAGACGGCCGCGCAGGGCATCGTGGGCGCCGGCGGGCAGGCCATCGGCGTCAGCGCCGATGTGCGCGACATCGCCGCCATGCAGGCCGCCGCCGCGCAGGCCGTCGAAGCCTTCGGCCCCATCGACATCGTCCTCGCCGGAGCCGCCGGGAACTTCCCCGCCCCGGTGGACGGCATCAGCCCCAACGGCTTCAAGACCGTCGTGGACATCGACCTGCTCGGCACGTACCACACCATCAAGGCCTGCGCGCCCCACCTGACCACCCCCGGCGGGAACATCCTGAGCATCAGCGCCTACGGCATTCCCGTGCCCATGCAGGCGCACGTCGTCGCCGCCAAGGCCGGCGTGGACGCCCTGACCCGCACCCTCGCCATCGAATGGGGCCTGCGCGGCATCCGCGTGAACGCCATCATCCCCGGCCCCATCGACGGCACCGAGGGCATGGCCCGCCTCGCCCCCGACGAGAAGACCCGCCGCCAGTTCATGGGCACCGTCCCGCTGGGCCGCTTCGGCATCCCCCAGGACATCGCCAACGCCGCCCTGTTCCTCGTCAGTGACGCCGCCAGCTACGTCACGGGCGTCATCCTGCCCGTCGACGGCGGCCAGAACATGCTCGGCGGCGCCCCCCAGTACCAGATGTACCAGCAGATGGGCCTCGCCCTGCCCAGGAAAGACTGA
- a CDS encoding Ppx/GppA phosphatase family protein, which yields MRVAVADVGTNSSHLLIAEAAQGDAGGFRVLDALKDRTRLGECLDGAGNLSPEGEDRLASALTRFRELASAAGVAEVHVYATSALRESPNGAEVAGRMLARTGVYPAIISGEREGELTYLGAAHAVELGEDNVLLDLGGGSLEFVRGDARGPRDVLSLPLGGIRMTGAFIRSEPAGRREVQALAEAVRVALSPFVERFRVRPGTRVVLSSGTAEGAAAAIVARRGALGGAGGSGDGPEGVNGVSFTLAELGALLEHVRGLKAAARGRVPGLERRAETAVAGLATLHAALTLLGASEVTVSEGALREGMLIEELSRFQAYRSALSARQRSVLGTAERFGANLSHSRQVAALSRGLLDALHAAGEPVDHEDRSLITAAGALHEVGQIVAQSAHHKHSAYLIRHAELRGFSPREIELIAQLARYHRKSPPKPSHAEFMALGAGDRARVTRLAAVLRVADGLDRSHAGGSRLGTLRRVADGWELTVAGATPLDLAGARDKADLWARVFGPLTLRGA from the coding sequence ATGAGAGTCGCCGTTGCGGATGTGGGCACGAATTCCAGTCACCTGTTGATTGCCGAGGCGGCGCAGGGGGACGCGGGGGGCTTCCGGGTGCTGGACGCCCTGAAGGACCGCACGCGGCTGGGCGAGTGCCTGGACGGGGCGGGGAACCTGTCGCCGGAGGGTGAGGACCGGCTGGCGTCGGCGCTGACGCGGTTCCGGGAGCTGGCGTCGGCGGCGGGCGTGGCCGAGGTGCATGTGTACGCCACGAGTGCGCTGCGTGAGTCGCCGAACGGGGCGGAGGTGGCGGGGCGGATGCTGGCCCGGACGGGGGTGTACCCGGCGATCATCTCGGGGGAGCGCGAGGGGGAACTGACGTATCTGGGCGCGGCGCACGCGGTCGAGCTGGGTGAGGACAACGTGCTGCTGGACCTGGGGGGCGGCAGTCTGGAGTTCGTGCGCGGGGACGCACGGGGGCCGCGTGACGTGCTGAGCCTGCCGCTGGGCGGGATCCGCATGACGGGGGCGTTCATCCGGTCCGAGCCGGCGGGGCGGCGGGAGGTGCAGGCGCTGGCAGAGGCGGTTCGGGTGGCGCTCTCGCCGTTCGTGGAGCGCTTCCGGGTGCGGCCCGGCACGCGGGTGGTGCTGTCGAGCGGCACGGCCGAGGGCGCGGCGGCCGCGATCGTGGCGCGGCGCGGCGCCCTCGGCGGTGCGGGCGGCAGCGGGGACGGGCCGGAGGGCGTGAACGGCGTGAGTTTCACGCTGGCCGAGCTGGGCGCGCTGCTGGAGCACGTGCGGGGCCTGAAGGCCGCGGCGCGGGGGCGGGTGCCGGGCCTGGAGCGGCGCGCGGAGACGGCCGTGGCGGGTCTGGCGACGCTGCACGCGGCGTTGACGCTGCTGGGGGCGTCCGAGGTGACGGTCAGTGAGGGGGCGCTGCGCGAGGGGATGCTGATCGAGGAACTGTCGCGGTTCCAGGCGTACCGGTCGGCGCTGAGCGCGCGGCAGCGGAGCGTGCTGGGTACCGCCGAGCGTTTCGGCGCGAACCTGTCTCACTCGCGGCAGGTGGCGGCGCTGTCGCGCGGCCTGCTGGACGCGCTGCACGCGGCAGGCGAGCCGGTCGACCACGAGGACCGCAGCCTGATCACGGCGGCGGGCGCGCTGCACGAGGTGGGGCAGATCGTGGCGCAGAGCGCGCACCACAAGCACTCGGCGTACCTGATCCGGCACGCGGAACTGCGGGGCTTCAGTCCGCGCGAGATCGAGCTGATCGCGCAGCTGGCCCGCTACCACCGCAAGAGTCCGCCGAAACCGTCGCACGCGGAATTCATGGCGCTCGGTGCGGGGGACCGGGCGCGGGTGACGCGGCTGGCGGCGGTGCTGCGCGTCGCGGACGGCCTGGACCGCTCGCACGCGGGCGGATCGCGGCTGGGAACGCTGCGGCGCGTGGCGGACGGCTGGGAACTGACCGTGGCGGGGGCGACGCCGCTGGACCTGGCGGGCGCGCGGGACAAGGCGGACCTGTGGGCGCGGGTGTTCGGGCCGCTCACGCTGCGCGGCGCGTGA
- the pdxY gene encoding pyridoxal kinase PdxY, translating to MTGTPQNILSIQSWVSFGHVGNAAAVFPLQRLGFEVWAIHTVQFSNHTGYGAWTGAVFPPEAVADLIDGIEARGALPECHAVLSGYMGSEGTVAAVVDAVRRVRGANPDALYACDPVMGDVGRGVFVRPELPDLIAAQAIPEADIVTPNQFELELLTGQVVDTLEHALEASRALRERMRVGGPRVVLLTSLVRSGAPENSIETLVVTDDGAWLCRTPLLPLDPPRNGTGDAIAALFLGHYLKSGQAAQALGLAMSALFGLLSRTHAAGTREIQLVAAQDEFVKPARLFEAQQVG from the coding sequence ATGACGGGCACGCCGCAGAACATCCTGAGCATTCAGTCGTGGGTCAGTTTCGGGCACGTGGGGAACGCGGCGGCCGTGTTCCCGCTGCAACGCCTGGGGTTCGAGGTCTGGGCGATTCACACGGTGCAGTTCAGCAACCACACCGGGTACGGCGCGTGGACCGGCGCGGTGTTCCCGCCCGAGGCGGTCGCGGACCTGATCGACGGGATCGAGGCGCGCGGCGCGCTGCCGGAATGCCACGCGGTCCTGAGCGGGTACATGGGCAGCGAGGGAACGGTCGCGGCGGTCGTGGACGCCGTGCGGCGCGTGCGCGGCGCGAACCCGGACGCGCTGTACGCCTGCGATCCCGTGATGGGTGACGTGGGGCGCGGGGTGTTCGTGCGGCCGGAACTGCCGGACCTGATCGCGGCGCAGGCCATTCCGGAGGCGGACATCGTCACGCCGAACCAGTTTGAACTGGAACTCCTGACCGGGCAGGTCGTGGACACCCTGGAGCACGCGCTGGAGGCGTCCCGTGCGCTGCGGGAGCGGATGCGGGTGGGCGGGCCGCGCGTGGTCCTGCTGACCAGCCTGGTCCGCAGCGGGGCGCCCGAGAACAGCATCGAGACGCTGGTCGTCACGGACGACGGGGCGTGGCTGTGCCGCACGCCGCTGCTGCCGCTGGACCCGCCCCGCAACGGGACCGGCGACGCCATCGCGGCGCTGTTCCTGGGCCACTACCTGAAGTCCGGTCAGGCGGCGCAGGCGCTGGGTCTGGCCATGAGTGCGCTGTTCGGCCTGCTGAGCCGCACGCACGCTGCCGGCACCCGCGAGATTCAGCTGGTGGCGGCGCAGGACGAGTTCGTGAAGCCCGCGCGGCTGTTCGAGGCGCAGCAGGTCGGGTAG
- a CDS encoding ABC transporter substrate-binding protein — MSPFPAPPTLATAPDWPYLTLRAALHARDGAQERHALTLADAQAWWACSDRTAKRQLARLHASGRLVYTPGRGRGNTSRVAFPGALDAELADLTACLAAAGAAAELARLSRLGFPRAWVLTDAVRGTFGLGVSPAGTDRLRTIITRPLTAMDPLTVNSAAEAHLLTQVLDPLLVFDPDAGILRPHLAHHWGTPDGGRSWVFHLRRGVVFHHGRTLDARDVLFTLERVRRGAPWYLPGVVGVQAPTPFTVQVTLDRPDLFFPRRLAHEQALILPRDVRFDERRPVGTGAFRWHALNGGFRLEAFDAHFAGRPLIDEVEVFLVPELRGDAPPTLDVSGVPHDPVERWVPENSVHFLIWNAHRPAARSAALREAVIELHDIRALWQESGRPERLLPATAFLPRRSLDRPPRGHSLARARALLAQAAYAGPPLRLWVLDLPGARQEADWLAARAARLGLPVQVVPTPLDAMPDARDDVDLAFMGEIAGSDEHLSFWSALKQPELLFRRLLPPAVLRSVDALLDGYRSAPDHAALEAILDRAEALLLGGHHLHLTHHRVKRRSVHPLLRDVHPDAYGRIDFKRLWLPPPDA, encoded by the coding sequence GTGTCCCCTTTTCCTGCCCCCCCGACCCTGGCGACCGCACCGGACTGGCCGTACCTGACGCTGCGGGCGGCGCTGCACGCGCGGGACGGCGCGCAGGAACGGCACGCGCTGACCCTGGCGGACGCGCAGGCGTGGTGGGCGTGCAGTGATCGCACCGCCAAGCGGCAACTGGCGCGCCTGCACGCCTCGGGGCGGCTGGTGTACACGCCGGGACGCGGGCGGGGAAACACGTCGCGCGTGGCGTTTCCCGGCGCGCTGGACGCCGAACTGGCCGACCTGACAGCCTGTCTGGCAGCGGCGGGCGCGGCGGCCGAACTGGCGCGGCTCTCGCGGCTGGGCTTCCCGCGCGCCTGGGTGCTGACGGACGCGGTGCGCGGCACCTTCGGGCTGGGCGTGAGCCCGGCGGGCACGGATCGCCTGCGGACCATCATCACGCGGCCCCTGACGGCCATGGACCCGCTGACCGTGAACTCGGCGGCCGAGGCGCACCTGTTGACGCAGGTGCTGGACCCGCTGCTGGTATTCGACCCGGACGCCGGGATCTTGAGGCCGCACCTGGCGCACCACTGGGGCACGCCGGACGGCGGGCGAAGCTGGGTCTTTCACCTGCGCCGGGGCGTGGTGTTTCACCACGGGCGGACGCTGGACGCGCGGGACGTGCTGTTCACGCTGGAGCGCGTGCGGCGCGGCGCGCCCTGGTACCTGCCGGGCGTGGTGGGCGTGCAGGCGCCCACGCCGTTCACGGTGCAGGTCACGCTGGACCGCCCGGACCTGTTCTTTCCCCGCAGGCTGGCGCACGAGCAGGCGCTGATCCTCCCGCGTGACGTGCGGTTCGACGAGCGGCGCCCGGTCGGGACCGGCGCGTTCCGCTGGCACGCCCTGAACGGCGGCTTCCGGCTGGAGGCCTTCGACGCGCACTTCGCGGGGCGGCCCCTGATCGACGAGGTGGAGGTCTTTCTCGTGCCGGAACTGCGCGGGGACGCGCCCCCCACCCTGGATGTGTCCGGCGTGCCTCATGATCCGGTCGAGCGCTGGGTGCCGGAGAACAGCGTGCATTTCCTGATCTGGAACGCCCACCGCCCCGCGGCCCGGTCGGCCGCGCTGCGCGAGGCGGTGATCGAGCTGCACGACATCCGCGCGCTCTGGCAGGAGTCGGGCCGTCCAGAGCGGTTGCTGCCCGCCACGGCGTTCCTGCCGCGCCGCAGCCTGGACCGCCCGCCGCGCGGGCACTCCCTGGCGCGGGCGCGGGCGCTGCTGGCTCAGGCCGCGTACGCCGGGCCGCCGCTGCGCCTCTGGGTGCTGGACCTGCCCGGCGCGCGGCAGGAGGCCGACTGGCTGGCCGCGCGCGCCGCCCGCCTCGGCCTGCCCGTGCAGGTCGTTCCCACGCCGCTGGACGCCATGCCGGACGCCAGGGACGATGTGGACCTCGCCTTCATGGGCGAGATCGCCGGGTCGGACGAGCACCTCTCGTTCTGGTCGGCGCTGAAGCAGCCGGAACTGCTGTTCCGCCGCCTGCTGCCCCCCGCCGTCCTGCGCAGCGTGGACGCCCTGCTGGACGGCTACCGCAGCGCGCCGGACCACGCGGCGCTGGAGGCCATCCTGGACCGCGCCGAGGCGCTGCTGCTGGGCGGGCACCACCTGCACCTCACGCACCACCGCGTGAAACGCCGCTCGGTTCACCCACTGCTGCGCGACGTGCACCCGGACGCCTACGGCCGCATCGACTTCAAACGCCTGTGGCTGCCGCCCCCGGACGCCTGA
- a CDS encoding sensor histidine kinase, with product MAAPVSLPPDVSPAVRSAPVRSGSGPRPTLRAFLLRPFLLPFALLLGVGGAVVLGVNRNEQQLQLVSDAQARMLLLNDLNTQISVMENGERGFVITGDPDFLAPYREGEAAFQAAVFALHDLSVTDLQRTNLARVQALVVRWQEDAARPEMAARSESLARAARLVKQGEGRDLLNDARDIMAGMRTNESARLSAATVASQTTLTTVRGLTVSGLLLSLLLLLLTAYRVTRTVTRSLTDLNTGASDIAAGQYHRRMPPSPVRELAQLGEQFNVMAAAVQDRAQALQESAEALRASNAHLERSNRELEQFAYVASHDLQEPLRTIGSYTELLARRYQGQLDERADQYIAFTTSATQRMKTLIQDLLAYSRVRKAPRATQPVDTAALVRDITADLEQQILGAQAQVSAPNLPVITSSPELLRHALQNLIGNALKFRDPARPACVQVSAERTRHAGQDCWVFHVQDNGIGIAPEYHERIFGVFQRLHGMDEYPGSGIGLAVTRSAAEQLGGQLWVDSTPGQGSTFHLALPTAAPAFPPDPAAPQETA from the coding sequence ATGGCCGCGCCCGTCTCCCTCCCCCCCGACGTTTCCCCGGCCGTCCGATCCGCGCCGGTCCGCAGCGGCAGCGGACCCCGCCCGACCCTGCGCGCATTTCTGCTGCGGCCCTTCCTGCTGCCCTTCGCGCTTCTGCTGGGCGTGGGGGGCGCGGTGGTGCTGGGCGTCAACCGCAACGAACAGCAGCTGCAGCTGGTGTCAGACGCGCAGGCACGCATGTTGCTGCTGAACGACCTGAACACCCAGATTTCGGTCATGGAGAACGGCGAGCGCGGCTTCGTCATCACCGGCGACCCCGACTTCCTCGCGCCGTACCGTGAGGGCGAAGCGGCGTTCCAGGCGGCCGTGTTCGCCCTGCATGACCTGAGCGTCACGGACCTGCAACGCACGAACCTCGCGCGGGTTCAGGCGCTGGTGGTCCGCTGGCAGGAGGACGCCGCCCGGCCCGAGATGGCCGCCCGCAGCGAGTCACTGGCGCGGGCCGCGCGGCTGGTCAAGCAGGGCGAGGGCCGCGACCTGCTCAACGATGCCCGCGACATCATGGCGGGCATGCGCACCAACGAGAGCGCCCGCCTGAGCGCCGCCACCGTCGCCAGCCAGACCACCCTGACCACCGTGCGCGGCCTGACCGTCAGCGGGCTGCTGCTCTCGCTGCTGCTGCTGCTGCTCACCGCCTACCGCGTGACCCGCACCGTCACCCGCAGCCTGACCGACCTGAACACCGGCGCCAGCGACATCGCCGCCGGACAGTACCACCGCCGCATGCCGCCCAGCCCGGTCCGGGAACTCGCGCAGCTGGGCGAGCAGTTCAACGTCATGGCGGCCGCCGTGCAGGACCGCGCGCAGGCCCTCCAGGAGAGCGCCGAGGCCCTGCGCGCCAGCAACGCCCACCTGGAACGCAGCAACCGCGAACTCGAACAGTTCGCGTACGTCGCCAGCCACGACCTGCAAGAACCCCTGCGGACCATCGGCAGTTACACCGAACTGCTCGCGCGCCGCTACCAGGGGCAACTCGACGAACGCGCCGACCAGTACATCGCGTTCACGACCTCCGCCACGCAACGCATGAAGACCCTGATCCAGGACCTGCTGGCGTACTCCCGCGTGCGCAAGGCCCCGCGCGCCACGCAACCGGTCGACACGGCCGCGCTGGTGCGCGACATCACCGCCGACCTGGAACAGCAGATTCTGGGCGCGCAGGCGCAGGTCAGCGCGCCGAACCTGCCGGTCATCACGTCCAGCCCGGAACTGCTGCGGCACGCGCTGCAGAACCTGATCGGCAACGCCCTGAAATTCCGGGACCCGGCCCGTCCGGCGTGCGTGCAGGTCAGCGCCGAACGCACGCGGCACGCCGGTCAGGACTGCTGGGTGTTTCACGTGCAGGACAACGGGATCGGCATTGCCCCCGAGTACCACGAGCGGATCTTCGGGGTGTTCCAGCGGCTGCACGGCATGGACGAGTACCCGGGCAGCGGCATCGGCCTGGCCGTCACACGCAGCGCCGCCGAGCAGCTCGGCGGGCAACTGTGGGTGGACAGCACGCCCGGCCAGGGCAGCACCTTCCACCTCGCGCTGCCCACCGCGGCGCCGGCCTTCCCTCCCGACCCCGCCGCCCCGCAGGAGACCGCATGA